The proteins below are encoded in one region of Enhydrobacter sp.:
- the fabI gene encoding enoyl-ACP reductase FabI, whose protein sequence is MNETIRPILTGCKALVVGIANDQSIAYGCAKAFRFAGAEVAVTWLNDKARPHVEPLATELGAAITGSLDVSVPGQLEAIFGAIGERWGKLDILVHSIAFAPKADLQGGLLDCSAEGFAKAMDVSCHSFIRMARLAAPLMKDGGAMFAMSYLGANRVVQNYNVMGPVKAALEASCRYLALELGTHGIRVHAISPGPLKTRAASGLKDFELLLNEAAQKAPLGELVDIMDVGYTCAYLATPFAHRITGGTVYVDGGHNIVA, encoded by the coding sequence ATGAACGAAACGATCAGGCCGATCCTCACCGGCTGCAAAGCGCTGGTCGTCGGCATCGCCAATGACCAGTCAATTGCATATGGCTGTGCAAAGGCCTTCCGGTTCGCAGGGGCGGAAGTCGCTGTGACGTGGCTGAACGACAAGGCCCGACCTCACGTGGAGCCGCTGGCGACGGAGCTGGGAGCGGCCATCACTGGATCGCTCGACGTGTCTGTACCCGGCCAGCTCGAGGCGATCTTTGGCGCCATCGGGGAGCGCTGGGGCAAGCTCGACATCCTGGTTCACTCGATTGCATTTGCGCCCAAGGCCGATCTCCAGGGCGGCCTGCTGGATTGTTCGGCCGAGGGTTTTGCCAAAGCCATGGACGTCTCCTGCCACTCCTTCATCCGCATGGCCCGGCTCGCAGCCCCCCTGATGAAGGATGGCGGCGCCATGTTTGCGATGAGCTATCTGGGCGCCAATCGCGTGGTGCAAAACTACAACGTCATGGGGCCGGTGAAGGCCGCCCTCGAGGCGTCGTGCCGATATCTCGCGCTCGAACTGGGAACGCACGGCATTCGCGTGCACGCTATCTCACCCGGTCCTCTCAAGACCCGTGCCGCCTCCGGCCTCAAGGATTTCGAGCTGCTTCTGAACGAGGCCGCTCAGAAGGCGCCACTGGGTGAGCTCGTGGACATCATGGATGTCGGCTATACCTGCGCCTATCTAGCAACTCCTTTCGCCCATCGCATCACCGGCGGCACCGTCTATGTCGATGGTGGCCACAATATCGTGGCGTGA